A part of Myxococcales bacterium genomic DNA contains:
- the murF gene encoding UDP-N-acetylmuramoyl-tripeptide--D-alanyl-D-alanine ligase produces the protein MQKISVDKKILAEVLASCKIDRLFEQEHCLLTIDSRAVPNGSLFFALSGETHDGHNYVKDALLRGAKGAVVKKNHPCCIDIDPQFLLEVEDPLSTLSQLAKRHIEIMPAIRIALSGSNGKTTTKEMLKAALSFVVGSEKVYANPGNKNNHIGLPLSAFELNKDHRYAIFEMGMNHSGEIAHLCQIVHPHFGLITNIGCAHEGNFRDGVLGVQKAKAELFDALKCKGHAIVNLDDPKITKEAQARIFACSTTFGTTDEAQVQLTKLEDFDEILGRQRLWVKIDGETFAVNSPLLGAHHAMNVLSTLATVKALGLDVKRASLGISNMTLIKGRMSISTNSRGCTIVNDGYNANPVSMSAGLLSAKTLKAKRFISVVGCMGELGEKSRQHHFELGILLAKHSARIFVCGTEGKAIVEGALSAGFLKEKIIYEETSLKLIDPLKNTLEKGDVVFIKGSLSANMQAIADALLQLDEGN, from the coding sequence ATGCAAAAAATAAGTGTGGATAAAAAAATTCTTGCTGAAGTTTTGGCTTCTTGCAAAATCGATAGACTTTTTGAGCAAGAACATTGCCTACTCACTATAGACTCGCGCGCAGTGCCCAATGGTTCATTATTTTTTGCATTGTCAGGAGAAACTCACGATGGGCATAACTACGTAAAAGATGCTCTTTTAAGGGGCGCAAAAGGAGCAGTGGTTAAAAAAAATCATCCCTGCTGTATCGACATCGATCCCCAGTTTTTACTTGAGGTTGAAGATCCTCTTAGCACTCTTTCTCAGTTAGCTAAGCGCCACATTGAAATCATGCCGGCTATTCGCATTGCTCTTAGTGGCAGTAACGGTAAAACCACCACCAAAGAAATGCTTAAAGCAGCTCTTAGCTTTGTTGTTGGATCAGAAAAAGTATATGCCAACCCTGGTAATAAAAATAATCATATTGGACTTCCTCTGAGCGCCTTTGAACTGAATAAAGACCATCGCTACGCCATATTTGAGATGGGCATGAATCATAGCGGAGAAATTGCCCATCTATGCCAGATTGTTCACCCTCATTTCGGCCTTATCACTAATATCGGTTGCGCTCATGAAGGAAATTTTCGCGATGGCGTTCTGGGAGTGCAAAAAGCCAAAGCCGAATTATTTGATGCTCTAAAGTGCAAAGGACATGCCATTGTCAATCTTGATGATCCTAAAATCACCAAAGAAGCTCAAGCGAGAATTTTTGCTTGCTCCACTACTTTTGGCACAACTGATGAAGCGCAGGTACAGCTAACAAAGCTTGAAGACTTTGATGAAATTTTGGGAAGACAAAGGCTTTGGGTAAAAATTGATGGCGAAACATTTGCAGTCAACTCCCCCTTGCTCGGTGCTCACCATGCTATGAACGTTCTTTCTACACTGGCTACAGTAAAAGCCTTAGGTCTTGATGTAAAAAGAGCGTCCTTAGGCATCAGCAACATGACTCTCATCAAAGGCCGTATGAGCATCAGCACTAACTCTCGAGGCTGTACCATTGTCAATGATGGCTACAATGCCAACCCTGTCTCCATGAGTGCAGGTTTGCTTTCAGCTAAGACTCTTAAAGCTAAGCGTTTTATTTCAGTCGTTGGCTGCATGGGCGAATTGGGAGAAAAAAGTAGGCAGCATCACTTTGAGTTAGGAATTTTGCTTGCCAAACACAGCGCTCGAATCTTTGTTTGTGGCACCGAAGGAAAAGCCATAGTTGAGGGAGCACTCAGTGCAGGCTTCCTCAAAGAAAAAATTATTTATGAAGAGACTTCATTAAAACTTATAGACCCATTGAAAAATACTCTAGAAAAAGGTGATGTGGTATTTATCAAGGGTTCTTTGTCAGCCAATATGCAAGCAATAGCAGACGCACTTCTCCAATTAGACGAAGGAAATTAA
- the mraY gene encoding phospho-N-acetylmuramoyl-pentapeptide-transferase → MLYSIVSHLEFLSEPEQLYVRMLLSAFTAFLITFLAFPKFIHRLKIMSFGQEIRDDGPKSHFSKKGTPTMGGLLLVLACVVSCSLWGSLQHLGLFLVLMVMAGYACIGFIDDFYKVKKSNTKGLSPSQKLVGQIVIGLGALLLYAGNFESLPYSSTLSLPGLFSFETPLWLYIPFALFIIVGTSNGTNLTDGLDGLLIGPVMLSALAFLIMILCGADPALMEIGIFCAALGGASLGFLWYNTYPAAVFMGDVGSLALGGALAMVAILTHNELISALLHGVFLIEVVSVIVQVFSFKVAKRRVFKMSPLHHHFELSGWPEPKVVVRFWILAALFASCTVIIKVWP, encoded by the coding sequence GTGCTGTACTCAATAGTTTCTCATTTGGAATTTTTAAGCGAACCAGAACAACTTTATGTTCGTATGCTTTTAAGCGCCTTCACCGCTTTTTTGATCACCTTTCTTGCCTTTCCCAAATTCATCCACAGATTAAAAATAATGAGCTTTGGGCAAGAAATCCGTGATGACGGACCAAAAAGCCACTTTTCTAAAAAAGGCACCCCCACCATGGGCGGACTCTTATTGGTACTAGCATGTGTCGTTTCCTGCTCGCTATGGGGCAGCTTGCAACACCTCGGACTTTTTTTGGTGCTCATGGTGATGGCAGGTTATGCATGTATCGGCTTTATCGACGATTTTTATAAAGTAAAAAAAAGCAACACCAAGGGGCTCTCACCAAGCCAAAAATTAGTCGGACAAATAGTCATTGGCCTTGGTGCATTACTACTCTATGCTGGGAATTTTGAAAGCCTCCCCTATTCATCGACACTAAGCCTACCAGGACTTTTTTCTTTTGAAACACCTTTGTGGCTATATATTCCTTTTGCTCTTTTTATCATTGTTGGCACCTCAAACGGCACTAATCTCACCGATGGACTGGATGGCCTCCTGATCGGACCAGTCATGCTCAGCGCACTTGCTTTTTTGATCATGATCCTATGCGGAGCTGATCCTGCATTGATGGAGATTGGTATTTTTTGCGCTGCTTTAGGCGGAGCTAGTCTCGGTTTTTTATGGTACAATACCTATCCCGCTGCGGTATTCATGGGCGACGTCGGCTCTCTTGCCTTAGGGGGAGCATTGGCTATGGTGGCTATTCTCACCCACAATGAGCTCATTTCTGCTTTGCTTCATGGAGTTTTTTTAATAGAAGTTGTGAGTGTTATCGTTCAGGTATTTTCGTTTAAAGTAGCCAAAAGACGTGTTTTTAAAATGTCTCCTCTTCATCATCATTTCGAACTTTCAGGATGGCCTGAACCAAAAGTGGTTGTTCGTTTTTGGATTCTAGCGGCATTATTCGCAAGCTGCACCGTCATTATTAAGGTATGGCCATGA
- the murD gene encoding UDP-N-acetylmuramoyl-L-alanine--D-glutamate ligase: MIKHALIIGAGLSGLAAARLLLKRGIKVSLFDDKPESKLRFFQNFSYKCHENLRCHFNDSQFSFSPCIDAVVLSPGVSLHHPLIAQAKERSIPILNEIEIALRFKAGTKIIGITGSNGKSTTTMMLDSILKSAGLKSVAGGNIGIPLCTLVLDSNFDYLILELSSFQLETLKQIQLDCAIILNITPNHLDRYDSFDCYQKAKFKIFDLVKAQGHIYCNNTLLSSIDSKAYPTKHFHFFNAQKIDKTWNFLKELSLNGMHNVENALAAAYAAKTYNISNESIVLGLNYFKPLEFRFQNIGTKRGINFINDSKATTVAAVEKALSCTTSPVHLLVGGHDKGENFAPLTAYSQVVAFYVYGSSQEKIALELADLRSQQFKDLDQAFCAAVAQAKPGTTVLLSPGCASYDQFEDYVDRGKHFKRLVDNL; encoded by the coding sequence ATGATAAAACATGCGCTCATAATTGGAGCCGGCCTCTCTGGTCTAGCAGCAGCAAGGCTTTTACTCAAACGTGGTATCAAAGTAAGCTTATTTGATGACAAGCCTGAAAGTAAGTTGCGCTTTTTCCAAAACTTTTCTTACAAATGCCATGAAAATCTTAGGTGCCACTTTAATGATTCTCAATTTAGTTTTTCCCCATGCATTGACGCTGTTGTTTTGTCGCCCGGTGTCAGTTTGCATCACCCGCTTATCGCTCAGGCTAAAGAGCGTTCAATTCCCATTTTGAACGAAATCGAAATTGCTTTGCGCTTTAAGGCTGGGACCAAAATTATTGGCATTACTGGCTCTAATGGCAAATCTACCACCACAATGATGCTGGACAGCATTTTGAAAAGCGCTGGATTAAAAAGTGTGGCAGGAGGCAACATAGGAATTCCTCTATGTACTCTCGTCTTAGATAGTAACTTTGACTATTTAATTCTTGAGCTTAGTTCTTTCCAACTCGAAACGCTCAAACAGATTCAACTTGACTGCGCCATCATCCTCAATATCACCCCCAATCATCTCGATCGATACGATTCCTTTGATTGCTATCAAAAAGCAAAGTTTAAGATATTCGACTTGGTAAAAGCTCAGGGCCACATTTATTGTAACAACACGCTGTTATCATCTATTGATAGCAAAGCTTATCCGACTAAACATTTTCATTTCTTTAATGCCCAAAAAATTGATAAAACATGGAATTTTTTAAAAGAACTTTCTCTTAACGGCATGCATAACGTTGAAAATGCACTGGCTGCAGCTTATGCAGCTAAGACATACAATATCAGCAATGAGTCTATCGTTTTAGGCCTTAATTATTTCAAGCCTTTAGAGTTTCGTTTTCAAAATATTGGCACAAAACGGGGTATAAATTTTATCAATGACTCAAAAGCAACCACCGTTGCTGCGGTGGAAAAGGCTTTATCGTGCACTACTTCACCCGTTCATCTCTTAGTTGGAGGACATGATAAAGGTGAAAATTTTGCTCCTCTTACCGCTTACTCTCAAGTTGTTGCTTTTTATGTCTACGGAAGCTCTCAAGAAAAAATTGCTCTTGAACTAGCTGACCTTCGGAGTCAGCAGTTTAAAGATTTAGACCAAGCATTTTGCGCTGCCGTGGCACAAGCCAAACCTGGCACTACAGTGTTATTGAGTCCAGGTTGCGCAAGTTATGATCAATTTGAAGATTATGTGGACAGAGGGAAACACTTTAAGCGTTTGGTTGATAATTTATAA
- the murG gene encoding undecaprenyldiphospho-muramoylpentapeptide beta-N-acetylglucosaminyltransferase, translating into MHIIVTGGGTGGHIFPALEIAKEFINTDARTKITYVGNSGGIEERMAKNCGFQFFGIKAKKLVGQSFFAQLKALFVLTLAVLKCAWFLLLHRPHAVIGVGGYVSAPMIIASFILRIDRSICEQNVVPGLANRLLAHISNRVFASFVESKKHFPKHTIVTGNPIRKQFFSIEHGAPEKGLKILVTGGTLGAQFLNREIPKALKLLQEHNPDIKVTHQTGKTQVNEVAAHYKEAHIEAQVTQFIDNMPESFKRHDLLISRAGATVSSEIMASGMPSILVPYRFANAHQRENALALVKKGAALLLEEGDNFAAELSLKIKNLYDHPEQLKAISENAKHLATPHAASSIVKTITSNL; encoded by the coding sequence ATGCACATTATTGTTACAGGTGGCGGTACTGGCGGACACATTTTTCCAGCTTTAGAAATTGCCAAGGAATTTATTAATACAGATGCTCGCACAAAGATCACCTATGTTGGCAATAGCGGTGGTATAGAAGAAAGAATGGCCAAAAACTGCGGTTTTCAATTTTTTGGTATCAAGGCTAAAAAACTGGTCGGCCAAAGTTTTTTTGCTCAGCTAAAAGCTCTTTTTGTACTCACACTGGCAGTTTTAAAATGCGCATGGTTTCTTTTGCTACATCGCCCTCATGCTGTGATTGGAGTTGGTGGTTATGTATCGGCGCCCATGATTATCGCAAGCTTTATTTTACGCATCGACCGGTCCATCTGCGAACAAAATGTTGTGCCAGGACTTGCCAACCGACTTCTCGCTCACATAAGCAACCGAGTTTTTGCAAGCTTTGTAGAAAGTAAAAAACACTTCCCCAAGCATACCATTGTCACGGGCAACCCTATCCGCAAACAATTTTTCAGTATTGAGCACGGCGCGCCTGAAAAGGGCTTAAAGATTCTTGTGACTGGGGGAACTCTCGGGGCACAGTTTTTAAACCGCGAAATTCCTAAGGCTCTTAAACTCTTACAAGAGCACAATCCTGATATTAAAGTGACTCACCAAACCGGTAAAACACAAGTCAATGAAGTTGCTGCACACTATAAAGAAGCTCACATCGAAGCCCAGGTAACGCAGTTTATCGATAACATGCCCGAAAGTTTTAAACGCCATGACCTTCTTATCTCTCGCGCAGGAGCTACCGTGTCTTCCGAAATTATGGCTTCAGGTATGCCATCGATACTGGTACCCTACCGCTTTGCCAATGCTCACCAACGAGAAAACGCTTTAGCTCTCGTTAAAAAAGGTGCTGCACTCTTGCTTGAAGAGGGCGATAATTTTGCCGCTGAACTGAGCCTAAAAATAAAAAATTTATACGATCACCCTGAACAACTTAAAGCAATCAGCGAAAATGCCAAGCATCTTGCAACTCCTCATGCAGCCTCAAGTATCGTAAAAACTATCACGAGCAATCTTTAA
- a CDS encoding UDP-N-acetylmuramate--L-alanine ligase, giving the protein MALNSIFTGRIKHIHLVGIGGIGMSGIARILLASGFNVSGSDVSENRETTSLRSLGAHVFIGHHAKHMDNADVLVYSSAIPYENAELCAARSRGIPTIPRAVMLAELMRLRCGIAVAGAHGKTTTTSIIGTLMHQLGFDPTVIIGGIVNHFGANAILGQSQFMVAEADESDGTFLHLSPTIAVVTNIDAEHLDYYQGGITEISEHFSNFLETIPFYGLVVACIDDPHVRNILEKLNRRILSYGFSKGATFRAQNIHTHEFSTSFEIVVRNASVYPCRINMVGHHNVLNTLAAVAVMDELGVAPSALFAPLSSFNGVKRRFSIVPSHKDFFVIDDYAHHPTEIRAVLKAARNTFKDRPLHVLFQPHRFSRTKDLMEEFAQSFKDCDALVVTDIYAAQEQPLPGISSKVLIDKIKASSSLSPFHVKTIDEGAKKISELMPQKGVALTLGAGSITLAGPHIVDLLHQKYGLSL; this is encoded by the coding sequence ATGGCACTTAATTCAATTTTTACAGGTCGAATAAAACACATTCATTTAGTGGGAATAGGCGGTATCGGGATGAGCGGCATAGCAAGAATATTGCTAGCCTCTGGATTTAATGTGAGCGGTTCAGATGTGAGCGAAAATCGTGAAACTACAAGCCTAAGAAGCTTAGGTGCCCACGTTTTCATTGGCCATCATGCTAAGCATATGGATAACGCCGATGTTTTGGTTTACTCCAGTGCTATACCTTATGAAAATGCTGAACTTTGCGCTGCTCGCTCACGCGGTATTCCTACTATACCAAGAGCAGTCATGCTGGCTGAGCTTATGCGCTTACGTTGTGGTATTGCCGTTGCTGGTGCTCACGGAAAAACTACCACGACTAGCATCATTGGAACATTGATGCACCAATTAGGTTTTGACCCAACCGTCATCATCGGTGGTATCGTAAATCACTTTGGTGCAAATGCAATCTTGGGCCAAAGCCAATTCATGGTAGCCGAAGCCGATGAGTCAGATGGTACTTTCTTACATCTTTCACCTACCATTGCAGTGGTAACCAACATCGATGCTGAGCATCTTGATTATTACCAGGGCGGTATCACTGAAATCAGTGAACATTTCAGTAATTTTCTAGAAACTATTCCCTTCTATGGCCTTGTTGTTGCTTGTATCGATGATCCCCACGTAAGGAATATTCTTGAAAAACTTAACCGGCGCATCTTGAGTTATGGTTTCAGCAAAGGTGCAACATTTCGAGCACAGAATATCCATACCCACGAATTTTCTACCAGCTTTGAAATCGTTGTACGCAATGCATCAGTGTATCCATGCCGGATTAACATGGTCGGCCACCATAATGTATTAAACACTCTTGCGGCAGTTGCCGTTATGGATGAATTGGGCGTAGCTCCAAGCGCTCTTTTTGCTCCTCTTTCTTCATTTAACGGGGTAAAACGGCGCTTTAGTATTGTTCCTAGCCATAAAGATTTTTTTGTGATTGATGACTATGCTCATCATCCCACAGAAATACGCGCAGTGCTCAAGGCAGCTCGTAACACATTTAAGGATCGTCCATTACACGTATTGTTTCAGCCTCACCGTTTCTCTCGCACTAAAGATCTGATGGAAGAATTTGCACAGAGTTTTAAGGACTGTGACGCACTGGTCGTTACCGATATCTATGCAGCTCAAGAACAGCCTTTGCCAGGCATCAGCAGCAAGGTTTTGATCGACAAAATAAAAGCTTCTAGTTCACTTTCACCCTTTCACGTAAAAACTATTGATGAAGGCGCCAAAAAAATCTCTGAACTCATGCCGCAAAAGGGCGTAGCTTTGACTTTGGGTGCAGGCTCAATAACCCTTGCAGGGCCACACATTGTAGACCTGCTCCACCAAAAATACGGACTTTCTCTATGA
- the murB gene encoding UDP-N-acetylmuramate dehydrogenase codes for MISFALKHLLDKLSAKREVALAPFSTLKVGGPARFFVEARNNEELALLQKACLEHNLPLHILSGGSNTLFSDNGFDGLVIKLGSQFDFLHCDKKNQALLVGAATSYAKVTKQALLIGIDSAVGWSGIPGLIGGALRMNAGTSMGEIGDVVDEIYAVQNGEKVIFTGKDLKFSYRSNNLPKDIIITGARLKYKEESLKSSEVLLQKVQEYRLKRKKTQPIINSLGSFFKNPYPLFAAQLIESCQLKGLQYQQAQISSLHANFIINNGGAKANDILYIGSTAQQKVFEQHSVALQPEILLVGNFKDSPSIDPKRFFNAKS; via the coding sequence ATGATTTCTTTTGCGCTTAAACACCTCCTCGACAAGCTCAGCGCCAAAAGAGAAGTCGCACTTGCACCTTTTTCAACGCTCAAAGTTGGCGGACCTGCGCGTTTTTTTGTTGAAGCTAGAAATAATGAAGAACTAGCGCTTTTACAAAAAGCTTGCCTTGAGCATAATCTCCCTCTCCATATTTTGAGCGGTGGTTCTAACACACTCTTTAGCGATAATGGCTTTGACGGGCTTGTTATAAAACTTGGCTCCCAATTTGATTTCCTCCATTGCGACAAAAAAAATCAAGCCTTGCTGGTTGGAGCTGCTACCTCCTATGCCAAAGTCACCAAACAAGCGCTTTTGATAGGAATCGATTCTGCCGTTGGATGGAGCGGCATTCCTGGCCTTATTGGAGGTGCTTTACGTATGAATGCAGGTACGTCTATGGGAGAGATTGGTGATGTGGTTGATGAAATTTATGCTGTTCAAAATGGAGAAAAAGTAATTTTCACTGGCAAAGATTTAAAGTTTTCTTATCGCTCCAATAATTTACCAAAAGATATAATTATTACAGGTGCACGTTTAAAATATAAAGAGGAATCATTAAAGTCTTCTGAGGTTTTATTACAAAAAGTACAAGAATACCGACTTAAGAGAAAAAAAACTCAGCCTATAATAAATTCTCTCGGCTCTTTCTTTAAAAATCCATATCCATTATTCGCTGCCCAACTAATTGAAAGTTGTCAACTTAAGGGTCTACAATACCAACAAGCACAGATATCTTCGTTGCATGCTAATTTTATAATTAATAACGGAGGGGCCAAAGCGAATGATATTCTTTACATCGGGTCCACCGCACAACAAAAGGTGTTCGAGCAACATTCGGTGGCTTTGCAACCAGAAATTCTCTTGGTGGGAAATTTTAAAGATTCCCCTTCGATTGATCCAAAACGTTTTTTTAACGCTAAAAGCTAA
- the ftsA gene encoding cell division protein FtsA, with amino-acid sequence MARGKKDSRVVGLDIGTTKICALVGERKENGSIDICGIGTSPSNGLRKGVVVNIESTVKSIKKAIQEAQLMADYNISSVYAGIAGGHIRGINSHGIVAVKEGEVKSGDIDRVIDAARAVAIPIDREIIHVLPQEYIIDGQDGIREPLGMAGVRLECKVHIVTGAVTSAQNIVKCAQRCDISVSDIVLEQLASSYAVLSEDEKELGVALVDIGGGTTDIAIFFNGSIQHTSVIAVGGQHFTNDIAIGLRTPQESAELIKKRYGTASMKSEYLDEMIEVPSIGNRPDRMLKRQILAEILEPRVRETFEIIAREIERVRLTELLASGIVITGGSSLLPGMIEIAEEVIGLPVRLGVPRGVGGLMDVVKSPIYATGVGLVLYGAKHCDHRHFKVRDDNIYTKVRRRMSAWLNDII; translated from the coding sequence ATGGCACGTGGCAAAAAAGACTCGAGGGTGGTTGGTTTAGATATAGGTACCACTAAGATTTGTGCCCTAGTTGGTGAGCGTAAAGAAAACGGCTCAATTGATATTTGCGGCATTGGTACAAGCCCTTCAAATGGACTAAGAAAAGGGGTTGTGGTTAATATCGAGAGCACAGTCAAATCTATCAAAAAGGCTATTCAAGAAGCACAGCTCATGGCTGATTACAATATTTCCTCTGTGTATGCTGGCATTGCTGGTGGTCATATTCGAGGAATTAACAGCCACGGCATAGTGGCGGTGAAAGAAGGGGAAGTAAAATCCGGAGATATTGACCGTGTTATTGATGCTGCTCGCGCTGTAGCAATTCCTATTGATCGAGAAATTATTCACGTTCTTCCCCAGGAATATATCATCGATGGTCAAGATGGCATTAGAGAACCTCTTGGCATGGCTGGTGTACGCCTTGAATGCAAGGTGCATATTGTAACTGGTGCTGTAACGAGTGCACAAAACATTGTAAAATGTGCGCAACGCTGCGATATTTCTGTAAGTGATATTGTACTTGAACAGCTTGCCTCTAGTTACGCAGTCTTAAGCGAAGATGAAAAAGAACTTGGTGTTGCTCTGGTTGACATAGGCGGTGGCACCACGGACATCGCTATATTTTTTAATGGCAGCATCCAACATACTTCAGTCATCGCAGTGGGAGGTCAGCACTTTACCAATGATATTGCTATAGGCCTTAGAACTCCTCAGGAAAGCGCGGAACTTATTAAAAAACGCTATGGCACTGCCAGTATGAAATCTGAATACTTAGACGAAATGATCGAGGTACCAAGTATTGGTAACCGCCCAGATCGTATGCTTAAACGGCAAATCTTAGCAGAAATTCTTGAGCCACGAGTGAGAGAAACTTTTGAAATTATTGCCCGTGAAATTGAACGCGTTCGGTTAACGGAATTATTAGCCTCAGGAATTGTGATCACCGGAGGTTCCTCATTGCTTCCTGGCATGATTGAAATTGCCGAAGAGGTAATTGGATTGCCGGTACGATTAGGTGTGCCTCGAGGTGTTGGTGGACTAATGGACGTTGTCAAAAGTCCAATTTATGCTACAGGCGTAGGACTGGTGCTTTACGGCGCCAAACATTGCGACCATCGTCATTTTAAAGTAAGAGATGATAATATTTATACAAAAGTGCGTCGTAGGATGAGCGCTTGGCTGAATGACATAATTTAG
- the ftsZ gene encoding cell division protein FtsZ yields the protein MIEFDEIQERGPRIKVIGVGGGGGNAINNMIERGIASVEFIVANTDCQALDANMAEVKLQLGHGCTKGLGAGAKPEVGASAAKESMDRIEELLLGADMVFIAAGMGGGTGTGAAPVIADVARRLGALTVGVVTKPFLFEGNRRRKLAEKGVETLKQAVDTLIVVPNNRLLQLADEQTSMLDAFRMADQVLFNAVKGISDIITQQGIVNVDFADAITVMSDQGMALMGIGTASGEGRAVKAAQKAISSPLLEDVSVDGAMGILVNVTGGPSLTLHEVNAAIELITDAAHEDANIIFGYVVDSERDEEVSITVIATGFEHARTQKKGEPTYTSSVPNQPMTPYPLQGSRDVPTFIRQGLSSRDSILPGVSSYPNLGTKIPPAPNHAARVPVLAPIDEDKQDAGTALKESSPKKSDEYDVPSFLRRNNNNDTQIA from the coding sequence ATGATAGAATTTGATGAAATACAAGAACGAGGCCCACGAATCAAAGTAATTGGAGTTGGTGGTGGCGGTGGAAATGCTATCAACAACATGATCGAACGCGGAATTGCAAGCGTAGAATTTATTGTTGCCAATACTGATTGCCAGGCGCTCGACGCAAATATGGCTGAAGTAAAGCTACAGCTCGGTCACGGCTGCACCAAGGGTCTTGGTGCTGGCGCAAAACCAGAAGTGGGAGCGAGTGCGGCAAAAGAAAGTATGGATCGTATCGAAGAACTTCTACTTGGCGCAGATATGGTTTTCATAGCAGCAGGAATGGGCGGAGGCACCGGAACTGGTGCTGCTCCTGTTATTGCTGATGTAGCTCGAAGACTTGGTGCTTTGACAGTGGGAGTCGTCACTAAGCCCTTTTTATTCGAAGGCAATCGCAGGCGTAAGCTCGCTGAAAAGGGAGTTGAGACGCTCAAACAAGCAGTAGATACCTTGATCGTTGTTCCCAACAACCGATTGCTGCAATTGGCTGATGAGCAAACATCTATGCTCGATGCTTTTCGCATGGCAGACCAGGTTTTATTCAATGCTGTTAAAGGTATCAGCGATATCATTACACAACAGGGTATTGTCAATGTTGACTTTGCGGATGCCATCACCGTTATGAGCGATCAAGGAATGGCTTTGATGGGTATTGGTACAGCGAGCGGCGAAGGTCGAGCAGTTAAAGCTGCGCAAAAAGCAATATCCAGTCCCTTACTTGAAGATGTTTCAGTTGATGGAGCGATGGGAATTCTAGTTAATGTTACTGGTGGCCCATCCTTGACGCTTCATGAAGTCAATGCTGCCATAGAACTCATAACCGATGCCGCGCACGAAGATGCCAACATTATTTTTGGTTATGTTGTTGATTCTGAGCGAGATGAAGAAGTTTCCATTACCGTTATAGCAACAGGGTTTGAGCATGCTCGCACCCAGAAAAAAGGTGAGCCCACTTATACTTCAAGTGTGCCCAATCAGCCTATGACACCTTATCCATTGCAAGGTTCACGTGATGTACCAACTTTCATTAGACAAGGACTTTCTTCCAGGGACAGCATTTTGCCAGGAGTATCAAGCTATCCTAATCTTGGAACGAAAATTCCTCCAGCTCCTAACCACGCTGCTCGTGTGCCGGTACTAGCACCTATCGATGAAGATAAACAAGACGCAGGTACAGCATTAAAGGAAAGCTCACCTAAAAAATCAGATGAGTATGATGTTCCTTCTTTTTTAAGAAGAAATAACAATAATGATACGCAAATTGCATAA
- a CDS encoding phosphatidylglycerophosphatase A, which yields MSSNIKTKIALLIAEFFYCGRFPIAPGTCGTAGALVIWVPALFFSWSCWLILSLLLMLFFIGIWASDYGIEHYKKDDPKQVVIDEVVGVGIPFLIIDPSVQQVFTAFVLFRFFDILKPWPIKWVERSFPKAWGIMLDDVVAGIFALLALLFARYFFVFLY from the coding sequence ATGTCATCAAATATAAAAACCAAAATAGCACTCCTTATCGCTGAGTTTTTTTATTGTGGACGTTTCCCTATTGCCCCAGGCACATGTGGTACTGCGGGTGCTCTGGTTATTTGGGTGCCTGCACTTTTTTTTTCGTGGTCCTGCTGGTTAATTCTTAGTCTTTTGCTCATGCTTTTTTTCATAGGAATTTGGGCAAGCGATTATGGTATTGAGCATTATAAAAAAGACGATCCCAAACAGGTTGTTATTGATGAAGTTGTTGGTGTTGGTATTCCATTTTTAATCATCGACCCAAGCGTTCAACAGGTTTTTACAGCATTTGTGCTCTTTCGTTTCTTCGATATTCTCAAACCCTGGCCCATAAAATGGGTTGAGCGATCGTTTCCTAAAGCATGGGGAATCATGCTCGATGATGTTGTGGCAGGCATTTTTGCGCTCTTAGCCTTGCTCTTTGCTCGATATTTTTTTGTCTTCTTATATTAA